Proteins encoded together in one Peribacillus asahii window:
- a CDS encoding aromatic acid exporter family protein — protein MFKIGYRTIKTALGATLAIVLAQLLNLDHFPSAGIITILCIQVTQKKSLKASASRFLACLLAMGYSTLLFELVAYNPFTIGLILLMFIPTTVALKVNEGIVTSSVIILHLYSSNGITLDLLINETILIAVGIGVALVMNIYMPSVEKDLKSYQRKVEANFSAILMEIVKYVRDNDYTWNGKELTETSKWLAEAKSLAFRDVENHFLREEDYYYRYFDMREKQFEIIERILPLVTNIPSIVKQSDILANFIQELAENVHPQNTASFYLRKLDGMEQGFKEMQLPVTREEFESRAALLQLMKEMERYLLLKHSFNGRKAGMKNGG, from the coding sequence ATGTTTAAAATCGGTTATCGAACGATTAAAACGGCATTAGGTGCTACTTTAGCGATTGTTCTTGCCCAATTATTAAATCTGGATCATTTTCCTTCTGCTGGTATCATTACGATACTATGTATTCAAGTGACACAGAAGAAGTCTTTAAAAGCCTCTGCATCACGTTTTCTCGCTTGTTTACTAGCAATGGGCTATTCAACCTTATTGTTTGAGTTAGTTGCCTACAACCCATTTACAATAGGATTAATTCTTTTGATGTTTATTCCGACTACGGTGGCATTAAAGGTGAATGAAGGCATTGTCACAAGCAGTGTAATCATTCTTCATCTCTATTCGTCAAATGGTATCACGCTAGACTTGCTCATCAATGAAACCATTTTAATTGCTGTAGGAATTGGAGTTGCGCTAGTCATGAATATATATATGCCTAGTGTCGAAAAAGACTTGAAATCTTATCAGAGAAAAGTTGAAGCGAACTTTAGCGCGATTTTAATGGAAATTGTGAAGTACGTGCGTGATAATGACTACACTTGGAATGGGAAAGAACTGACAGAAACGTCGAAATGGTTAGCAGAAGCGAAAAGCTTAGCTTTTCGAGATGTAGAAAATCATTTCTTACGAGAAGAGGATTATTACTATCGATATTTTGATATGCGCGAGAAGCAATTCGAAATTATCGAGCGAATTTTACCTCTTGTCACGAACATACCAAGTATTGTGAAGCAAAGTGATATCCTTGCCAACTTTATTCAAGAGTTAGCAGAAAACGTTCATCCGCAAAACACAGCTAGCTTTTATTTGCGGAAGCTGGACGGGATGGAACAAGGGTTTAAAGAGATGCAACTTCCTGTCACACGTGAAGAATTTGAATCGAGGGCGGCATTACTTCAGCTTATGAAGGAAATGGAGAGATATTTATTGCTCAAACATTCCTTTAATGGTAGAAAAGCTGGAATGAAAAACGGCGGCTAG
- a CDS encoding amino acid ABC transporter ATP-binding protein codes for MIKIEDLHKSYGKLEVLKGISTEVKQGEVVAIIGPSGSGKSTFLRCINMLEAPTSGHIWFKDQDIMNKKTNIMKVRENVGMVFQHFHLFPHKTVLQNLTYAPMKVKKMSKEAAEKQGRELLQKVGLADKEAVYPNRLSGGQKQRVAIARALAMNPEVILFDEPTSALDPEMVKEVLAVMKSLADSGMTMLIVTHEMGFAREVADRVLFLDGGLLVEDSAPTEFFSQPKSKRAQEFLEKVL; via the coding sequence GTGATTAAGATTGAAGATTTGCATAAAAGTTACGGCAAGCTTGAAGTGTTAAAAGGGATTAGTACAGAAGTGAAGCAAGGTGAGGTCGTAGCCATTATCGGTCCGTCTGGATCTGGGAAATCGACTTTCTTACGCTGTATCAATATGCTTGAAGCGCCTACAAGCGGACATATTTGGTTTAAAGATCAAGACATTATGAATAAAAAGACGAATATTATGAAGGTCCGTGAAAACGTTGGGATGGTGTTTCAGCATTTTCATCTCTTTCCTCATAAGACGGTGCTGCAAAATTTAACGTATGCTCCGATGAAGGTAAAGAAAATGTCAAAAGAAGCAGCGGAGAAGCAGGGGCGTGAGTTGTTACAAAAGGTTGGCTTGGCTGATAAGGAAGCAGTTTATCCAAATCGTCTTTCTGGCGGACAAAAACAACGTGTCGCTATTGCACGAGCGTTAGCCATGAACCCGGAAGTGATTTTATTTGATGAACCGACGTCAGCGCTAGATCCCGAAATGGTCAAAGAAGTACTGGCTGTTATGAAGTCGCTTGCTGACTCAGGAATGACAATGTTAATTGTGACACATGAGATGGGGTTTGCCCGTGAAGTAGCAGATCGCGTGCTCTTTTTAGATGGAGGGTTGCTAGTTGAAGATTCAGCACCAACTGAATTTTTCTCCCAGCCAAAAAGCAAACGTGCGCAAGAATTCCTGGAAAAAGTTCTATAG
- a CDS encoding amino acid ABC transporter permease codes for MNRLNLDFERIIPSIPYILEGIPTTLQVVSVAAVIGFILGIVLSILKISKIKPLNWFADFYTSIFRGTPLVLQLMLIYFGSPQILGIQIEAYEAAFLAFGLNSAAYISEIIRGGIQAVDKGQREAALALGVPESQMMLNIILPQAIKNILPALMNELISLTKESAVVTIIGLADIMRRAYIVGGETYKFFEPILVAGLVYYVMVMILTLLGKLLERRMRRSD; via the coding sequence ATGAATAGGTTGAATCTAGATTTTGAAAGGATTATACCGTCGATTCCTTACATTTTGGAAGGAATACCGACGACACTACAAGTCGTCTCGGTCGCAGCGGTTATTGGATTTATATTAGGGATTGTATTGTCTATTTTGAAAATTAGTAAAATCAAACCATTAAATTGGTTTGCTGATTTTTATACATCGATTTTTCGGGGAACACCGCTCGTTCTTCAATTGATGTTAATTTATTTTGGATCGCCGCAGATATTAGGTATCCAAATTGAAGCGTATGAAGCAGCTTTTTTAGCATTTGGGTTAAACTCGGCTGCTTACATCTCGGAGATTATTCGTGGGGGAATTCAAGCAGTTGATAAAGGGCAGAGAGAAGCTGCTCTTGCACTTGGAGTTCCTGAATCTCAAATGATGCTCAATATCATTTTACCTCAAGCAATTAAAAATATTTTACCAGCACTTATGAATGAATTAATTTCATTAACAAAAGAATCAGCTGTTGTAACGATTATCGGTCTTGCGGATATCATGCGTCGCGCATATATTGTTGGGGGAGAAACGTATAAATTTTTCGAGCCGATTCTTGTAGCTGGATTAGTTTATTATGTCATGGTTATGATTTTAACGCTTCTTGGTAAGTTGCTCGAAAGGAGAATGAGACGCAGTGATTAA
- a CDS encoding transporter substrate-binding domain-containing protein — MQWKKHFMLLVTSILLVGILAACGNSEKDEAETGESEEKKVLKLGTSADYAPFEFVDTAKSDEIIGLDIDIVNAIADKLGYEIQAQDIDFNSLPTALENGTVDLVASAMNATEERKKTLDFSDNYYSAANMIVTTKDSTIKTVEDLKGKTVGVQLASVQEELATKLNKDGITMTIEKRNRVNEIVQELMVGRVDAAIIEDEVAKGHLANNETLVAHTIKTDEEAEGYAIAFPKNSDLTEKFNAELKKMKESGELDELIAKWMKSETK; from the coding sequence ATGCAGTGGAAAAAGCATTTTATGTTACTAGTTACTTCTATCTTATTGGTAGGTATTTTAGCAGCATGCGGGAATTCCGAAAAAGATGAAGCCGAAACGGGTGAGAGCGAAGAGAAAAAAGTGTTAAAGCTAGGAACATCAGCAGATTATGCACCATTTGAATTTGTAGATACAGCAAAGAGCGATGAAATTATTGGATTAGATATTGATATCGTTAATGCAATTGCAGACAAGCTTGGCTATGAGATTCAAGCTCAAGATATTGATTTCAATAGTTTACCTACAGCACTTGAAAATGGCACAGTCGATCTTGTTGCTTCAGCGATGAATGCTACGGAAGAACGTAAGAAAACGCTAGATTTCAGCGATAATTATTATTCAGCTGCTAACATGATTGTAACAACAAAAGATAGCACGATTAAAACGGTGGAAGATTTAAAAGGTAAGACAGTGGGTGTTCAATTAGCATCTGTACAAGAAGAGCTTGCAACTAAATTAAATAAAGACGGCATTACTATGACGATTGAAAAACGTAATCGTGTGAATGAAATTGTACAAGAATTAATGGTAGGTCGTGTTGATGCAGCTATTATTGAAGATGAAGTAGCAAAAGGGCACTTAGCTAATAATGAAACATTAGTAGCACATACGATTAAAACAGATGAAGAAGCAGAAGGTTATGCAATCGCTTTTCCAAAAAACAGTGATTTAACAGAGAAGTTTAATGCTGAATTGAAAAAAATGAAAGAAAGCGGCGAACTCGATGAGTTAATTGCTAAATGGATGAAGAGCGAAACTAAATAA
- a CDS encoding BrxA/BrxB family bacilliredoxin produces MGMDFNFLMNDVVKTARDEIAKAGYTELKTTEEVNEALAQKGTTLVMVNSVCGCAGGIARPAAAYAMHHDKRPDQFVTVFAGQDKEATARAREYFEGYPPSSPSFALLKDGKILKMVERHEIEGHHPMSVVEKLQSYFDEYCEEV; encoded by the coding sequence ATGGGAATGGATTTTAATTTTTTAATGAATGATGTGGTAAAAACAGCACGTGATGAGATTGCGAAAGCTGGATATACAGAATTAAAAACAACAGAAGAAGTAAACGAGGCGTTAGCACAAAAGGGAACGACACTTGTTATGGTAAACTCCGTTTGTGGCTGTGCAGGTGGAATTGCTCGTCCTGCTGCGGCATATGCGATGCACCATGATAAACGCCCTGATCAATTTGTCACTGTCTTTGCGGGTCAAGATAAAGAGGCTACGGCACGCGCTCGTGAATATTTTGAAGGATATCCGCCATCATCGCCATCATTTGCCCTATTGAAAGACGGGAAAATTTTAAAGATGGTAGAACGTCATGAAATTGAAGGACATCATCCAATGTCTGTTGTTGAAAAGCTTCAATCGTATTTTGATGAATATTGTGAGGAAGTATAA
- the meaB gene encoding methylmalonyl Co-A mutase-associated GTPase MeaB codes for MSEDKKPEWVDPNNPEGFNSSIMKGVELAADHNQASKNRFVKKQRESISIPDIKAGILKGERAKLAKGITLIESNAAHHFELAQELLQSILPHTGKSLRIGISGVPGAGKSTFIEAFGTYLCSLGHKVAVLAVDPSSSVNGGSILGDKTRMEELARNPRAFIRPSPSEGTLGGVHRKTRETMLLCEAAGFDVILIETVGVGQSEAIVRGMVDFFMMLALTGAGDELQGMKKGIMELVDGIVVNKADGDNLPRAIKTRSEYSRILHFLQPVTKGWMSKALTCSAVTGKGIDDVWNMLQEFSETTKQSGVFEDRRRMQSREWFHSLINSQLHQLFYKNSTIKQLLPVLENQIMAGDQTITKAVQEVFQTFLDTFEKK; via the coding sequence ATGAGCGAAGATAAAAAACCGGAATGGGTTGACCCAAATAATCCCGAAGGTTTTAATTCTTCAATTATGAAAGGGGTCGAGTTAGCTGCCGACCACAATCAAGCGTCGAAAAACCGTTTTGTTAAAAAACAAAGGGAATCCATTTCGATACCGGATATTAAAGCAGGTATTCTCAAAGGAGAACGTGCGAAACTTGCAAAAGGAATTACTCTAATTGAAAGTAACGCAGCGCATCATTTTGAGCTGGCTCAAGAGCTATTGCAATCTATTTTGCCGCACACGGGGAAATCTTTACGAATCGGGATTTCCGGTGTGCCGGGGGCTGGAAAAAGTACGTTTATTGAAGCCTTTGGAACCTATTTATGCAGCTTAGGTCATAAAGTAGCTGTACTTGCTGTCGATCCAAGCTCATCTGTAAATGGCGGCAGTATTCTAGGAGATAAAACAAGAATGGAAGAGCTGGCGAGAAATCCTCGCGCTTTCATTCGCCCTTCTCCATCTGAAGGAACTTTAGGTGGGGTTCATCGGAAAACGCGTGAAACAATGCTTCTTTGTGAGGCAGCTGGTTTCGATGTTATCCTTATTGAAACAGTTGGGGTTGGACAAAGTGAAGCGATTGTTCGTGGGATGGTTGACTTTTTCATGATGCTTGCACTAACTGGAGCAGGTGATGAGCTGCAAGGGATGAAAAAGGGAATTATGGAATTGGTTGATGGCATCGTTGTGAATAAAGCAGATGGAGATAATCTTCCACGTGCTATCAAAACGCGATCGGAGTACAGCCGAATTCTTCATTTCTTACAGCCTGTAACAAAAGGCTGGATGTCTAAAGCTCTGACATGCTCTGCCGTTACAGGTAAAGGCATTGATGATGTTTGGAATATGTTGCAGGAGTTTTCTGAAACAACGAAGCAATCAGGAGTATTTGAAGATCGAAGAAGAATGCAATCGAGAGAGTGGTTCCATTCCTTAATTAATAGTCAACTTCATCAACTGTTTTATAAGAATAGTACGATTAAGCAATTGTTGCCTGTCCTTGAAAATCAAATCATGGCAGGGGATCAAACGATTACAAAAGCCGTTCAAGAAGTATTTCAAACGTTTTTAGACACTTTTGAAAAGAAATAA
- the scpA gene encoding methylmalonyl-CoA mutase, protein MTKPNFSKINPAKASAQGSVETWKKQAEAAVGQNIDNLLFETNEQIKVKSLYVQEDNQNLEHMDSVPGIAPFTRGPYPSMYVNRPWTVRQYAGFSTAEESNAFYRRNLAMGQKGLSVAFDLATHRGYDSDHPRVVGDVGKAGVAIDSILDMKILFDGIPLDKMSVSMTMNGAVLPILAFYIVTAEEQGVTQDKLSGTIQNDILKEYMVRNTYIYPPEMSMKIIADIFEYTSKYMPKFNSISISGYHLQEAGAPADIELAYTLADGLEYARTGMKAGIDIDKFAPRLSFFWAIGMNYYMEVAKMRAGRFIWAKLMKQFDPKNDKALALRTHSQTSGWSLTEQDPFNNVVRTLIEAHASALGHTQSLHTNALDEAIALPTDFSARIARNTQLYLQEETNITKVIDPWAGSYYVEALTNELIDRAWALIEEIEDLGGMAKAIETGIPKMRIEEAAAKRQAKIDSQEETIVGVNKYRLKKEDPIEILDIDNTAVRESQLNRLAELRANRDQAQVDAALKALTEAAKTGEGNLLELAVQAARVRASLGEISDAIEEVAGRHKATIRSISGVYSEAYSKEDEIQEVIQMTEEFLEQEGRRPRLLMAKMGQDGHDRGAKVVSTGFADLGYDVDIGPLFQTPEETALQAVENDVHVVGMSSLAAGHKTLLPQLAAELKKLGREDIVIIVGGVIPAQDYDYLLANGASAIFGPGTVIPQAAKKVLQEVYKRLGYEEVVN, encoded by the coding sequence ATGACAAAACCTAATTTTTCAAAAATCAATCCAGCAAAAGCTTCTGCACAAGGGTCAGTAGAAACTTGGAAGAAACAAGCAGAAGCGGCAGTTGGCCAAAATATCGATAACCTTTTATTTGAAACAAATGAACAAATTAAGGTGAAATCACTTTACGTTCAAGAGGATAATCAAAACTTAGAGCATATGGACAGCGTACCTGGAATCGCTCCATTTACACGTGGACCATATCCTTCGATGTATGTAAATCGTCCTTGGACAGTTCGTCAATATGCTGGATTCTCAACAGCTGAAGAGTCTAATGCGTTTTATCGTCGTAACTTAGCAATGGGACAAAAAGGTCTTTCTGTTGCGTTCGACTTAGCGACACACCGCGGTTATGATTCAGATCATCCACGAGTAGTCGGTGACGTTGGGAAAGCTGGCGTAGCGATTGACTCGATTCTTGATATGAAAATCTTGTTTGATGGTATTCCACTCGATAAAATGTCTGTATCGATGACAATGAATGGTGCCGTGTTGCCGATTCTTGCTTTTTATATTGTAACAGCTGAAGAACAAGGGGTTACACAAGATAAACTGTCTGGTACGATTCAAAATGATATTTTAAAAGAATATATGGTACGTAATACGTATATTTATCCACCAGAAATGTCTATGAAAATCATTGCAGATATTTTTGAATATACGTCAAAATACATGCCTAAATTCAACAGTATCTCAATCTCAGGTTACCACTTGCAAGAAGCGGGAGCACCAGCTGATATCGAGCTTGCTTATACGCTGGCAGATGGTCTTGAATATGCGCGTACAGGTATGAAAGCGGGCATTGATATTGATAAATTTGCTCCACGTCTTTCTTTCTTCTGGGCAATCGGTATGAACTACTACATGGAAGTAGCGAAAATGAGAGCAGGTCGTTTCATTTGGGCTAAATTGATGAAACAGTTCGATCCAAAGAACGATAAAGCGTTAGCATTAAGAACGCATTCACAAACATCTGGATGGAGCTTAACAGAGCAAGATCCGTTTAACAACGTTGTTCGTACATTAATCGAGGCGCATGCTTCAGCGCTTGGTCATACACAATCCTTGCATACCAATGCATTGGATGAAGCCATCGCTCTACCAACAGACTTCTCGGCTCGTATTGCACGTAATACGCAGCTTTATCTACAAGAAGAAACAAACATTACAAAGGTTATTGACCCTTGGGCTGGTTCTTACTATGTAGAAGCATTAACAAACGAGCTAATTGACAGAGCGTGGGCTTTAATTGAAGAAATTGAAGATTTAGGCGGAATGGCTAAAGCGATTGAAACAGGCATTCCAAAAATGAGAATTGAAGAAGCTGCTGCAAAACGTCAAGCGAAAATCGATTCTCAAGAAGAAACAATTGTTGGTGTGAATAAATACCGCTTGAAAAAAGAAGATCCAATTGAAATTTTGGATATTGATAACACAGCGGTTCGTGAAAGCCAACTCAACCGCTTAGCTGAATTGCGTGCAAACCGCGACCAAGCACAAGTAGATGCGGCATTGAAAGCTTTAACAGAAGCAGCTAAAACAGGTGAAGGAAACTTACTTGAGCTTGCTGTTCAAGCAGCTCGCGTTCGCGCTTCTCTTGGTGAAATTTCAGATGCGATTGAAGAAGTTGCAGGCCGTCATAAAGCAACAATTCGCTCTATCAGCGGTGTATACAGCGAAGCATATTCTAAAGAAGATGAAATTCAAGAAGTTATTCAAATGACGGAAGAGTTCCTTGAGCAAGAAGGTCGTCGTCCTCGTCTATTAATGGCGAAAATGGGGCAAGATGGTCACGATCGTGGAGCGAAAGTAGTCAGCACAGGCTTTGCCGATTTAGGATATGACGTTGATATCGGACCTCTATTCCAAACGCCGGAAGAAACAGCGCTTCAAGCGGTGGAAAATGACGTTCACGTTGTTGGTATGAGTTCACTTGCTGCCGGTCATAAAACGTTATTGCCACAGCTTGCAGCTGAATTGAAAAAATTAGGCCGTGAAGATATCGTCATTATCGTTGGTGGTGTTATCCCGGCTCAAGACTATGATTACTTGTTAGCGAATGGAGCTTCTGCCATTTTCGGACCGGGTACGGTTATTCCGCAAGCAGCTAAAAAAGTGCTCCAAGAAGTATATAAACGTCTAGGCTATGAGGAAGTAGTAAACTAA